The DNA sequence TCCTGGTTCTTGAAGGTATAACCGAGCTTTCGCTCCAGACGGGCAAGGGGAGCACTCATGCAGCCACCCGTTCGTTGTTCAACGCGTTGTTCAAATCAACATCCTGAAAGACTGTTTGGCTGTGGCCCGCCGCGATGTGCGACGAATCTCCCGATCCCTGAGAACACAGCCTATGTCAGAAATGCATTCGGCGCTGCCTGCAGGCCAGCGCCGATGGGTATCAATGGATCAGACCGACCCGCGACAGGTTGGGCAGGTGGCTGAGCTTGGGCTCTGGCCAGCTCATCCACACCGCGAAGGCCTTGCCGACGATGTTCCGGTCGGGAACCATGCCGTGCAGTTCCTTCGGGATGTTCGGGTCATCCCAGTAACGGCTGTCGTTGGAGTTGTCGCGGTTGTCGCCCATCATGAAGTAATGGCCTGCCGGCACGGTCCATTGCTGGTCCGGCGGCATGCGATAACGGCTCATTTCCTTGCGAATCAGGTGTTCGGCCTCGCCGAGCTTTTCCTTGTACAACTCGGCGCTGCCCAAAGTGCCCGGCTCGGTGCCCACCAGTTGTTCGGCAATCGGCTGGCCGTTGACGAACAACCGCTTGTCGCTGGTGTAGCGCACCTGGTCGCCCGGCAGGCCGACCACACGCTTGATGTAGTTGACGTTCGGGTCGCTAGGGTAGCGGAACACCATCACATCACCGCGTTGCGGGTCACCCACCTCGATGACCTTCTTGTCGATCACCGGCAGGCGAATGCCGTACGAGAACTTGTTCACCAGGATGAAGTCGCCCACTTCCAGGGTCGGTTTCATCGACCCCGAAGGGATCTGGAACGGCTCGACCAGGAACGAACGCAGCACCAGCACGATGAACAGCACCGGGAAGAACGACTTGCCGTACTCGACCAGCAACGGCTCCTTGCCCAGGCGCTCGACCACCGCCATCTCGGGCTGGCTGACGCTGCCCTGGTAGTTGGCGATTGCCGCACGCCGGCGCGGGGCCAGGAACAGCAGGTCGATCAAGCCCAGCAGGCCGCAGACGAAGACGGCGATGACTAGCAACAGCGGGAAATTTAGCGACATAGGACCTAGCTATCCAACCTGAGCACGGCGAGGAAGGCTTCCTGTGGAATTTCCACGTTACCCACCTGTTTCATGCGTTTCTTACCGGCCTTCTGCTTCTCCAGCAGCTTCTTCTTACGGCTGACGTCGCCACCGTAGCACTTGGCCAGTACGTTCTTTCTGAGCGCCTTGACGGTTGTCCGCGCAATGATCTGGCCGCCGATAGCTGCCTGGATCGCCACGTCGAACATCTGCCGAGGGATCAGTTCCTTCATCTTTTCGGTCAACGCACGGCCCTTGTAGGCCGCGTTGTCGCGGTGCACGATCAAAGCCAAGGCATCGACCTTGTCGCCGTTGATCAGTACGTCCAGCTTGACCAGATTGGCCGACTGGTAGCGATCGAAATGATAGTCCAGCGAAGCATAGCCGCGGCTGGTGGACTTGAGGCGGTCGAAGAAGTCCAACACCACTTCGTTCATCGGCAGGTCGTAGCGCACCTGCACCTGGCTACCGAGGAACTGCATGTCGCGCTGCACGCCACGCTTCTCGATGCACAGGGTGATGACGTTGCCCAGGTGTTCCTGCGGCACCAGGATGGTGGCGGTGACGATCGGCTCGCGGAAATCGGCGACCGCCGAGACGTCCGGCAGCTTCGACGGGTTGTCGACGGTGATGGTCTCGCCGGTTTTCAGTTCCAGCTCATAGATCACGCTTGGCGCGGTGGTGATCAGGTCCAGGTCGTATTCGCGCTCGAGGCGCTCCTGGATGATCTCCATGTGCAGCATGCCGAGGAAGCCGCAACGGAAGCCGAAGCCCAGTGCATCGGAGCTTTCCGGCATGTATTGCAGCGAAGAGTCGTTCAGGGTCAGCTTCTGCAGGGCATCGCGGAAGTCTTCGAAGTCGTCGGAGCTGACCGGGAACAGGCCGGCGTAGACCTGCGGCTGGATTTTCTTGAAGCCTGGCAGCACTTCGACTTCAGGGGTCGAGGACAAGGTCAGGGTGTCACCAACCGGGGCACCGTGGATGTCCTTGATGCTGGCGATGATGAAGCCCACTTCGCCGGCCTTCAGGTCGGCGGTCTGGGTGTGCTTCGGGGTAAACACGCCCACGCTGTCGACCAGGTGCACCTTGCCGGTGGACTTGACCAGGATCTTGTCGCCTTTCTTGACGCGGCCATGGCGCACGCGCACCAGCGAGACCACGCCCAGGTAATTGTCGAACCAGGAGTCGATGATCAGCGCCTGCAGCGGCGCCTCGATATCGCCTTCCGGCGCGGGGATGGTCTGCACCAGGCGCTCGAGCACCTCGTCCACGCCCATGCCGCTCTTGGCACTGCAGGCCACGGCGTCGGTGGCGTCGATACCGATGATCTTCTCGATCTCCTCCTTGACGCGGTCCGGGTCAGCCTGGGGCAGGTCCATCTTGTTCAGCACCGGCATGACTTCCAGGCCCTGCTCGATGGCGGTGTAGCAGTTGGCCACGGACTGGGCCTCGACGCCCTGGCCGGCGTCAACCACCAGCAGCGCCCCCTCACAGGCCGCCAGCGAGCGCGAAACTTCGTAGGTGAAGTCGACGTGGCCGGGGGTATCGATGAAGTTCAGCTGGTAGACCTTGCCGTCCTGCGCCTTGTAGTTGAGCGTGACGCTGTGGGCCTTGATGGTAATACCGCGCTCGCGCTCCAGGTCCATGGAATCGAGCACCTGGGCTTCCATTTCGCGTGCCGACAGGCCACCGCACATCTGGATGAAACGGTCGGCCAGCGTCGACTTGCCATGGTCGATGTGGGCGATGATGGAGAAATTGCGGATATGACTCAAATCACTCACGGGTCAACACTCGAAAAGGCTGCGAGCCGGACGCCCGCCGAAAAATAGCCGGCAATTGTACCTTAAGCCGCTGGGATATGGGAGATTCCTCTGTCCGACTGTACACAGCATTTGCGCCCTGCACTTGTGAACACTCATGAAAAAGGGCAGCCAAAGCTGCCCTTTCGCCGTAGCCAGGCTGCTTATTCAGCCAGCTTGAAGGTAATGAAGCTCGCACGGCCCTGACGCAGCACACGCATCGACACCGAACGGTTCTTCGGCAGCTCCTTGGCAATTTCGGTGAATTCCTTGGCCGAGCCGATGGCCTGGTTGTTCAGGTGGCTGATGATGTCACCTGGACGCAGGCCGATCATTGCAGCCGGGCCATCCTGGACTTCCTTGATCACCACACCGCCTTTCAGCTCCAGGGATTTCTTCTGCTCGGCGGTCAGGTCGGCCACCGATACACCCAGGCGGTTGCTGCTGCGCTCGGCACTGCCTTCGACACCGGTAGCGATCTCAGCATCGTCGTCGGGCAACGCACCAACACTGATGTCAAGGGTCTGGCGCTTGCCGTTGCGGATGATCTCCAGCTTGGCCTTTTCGCCATCCTTGAGGCTGCCCACCAGGTGCGGCAGGTCTGCCGACATGATGATTGGCTGGCCGTTCATGCTCAGGATCACGTCACCGACCTGCAGGCCGCCCTTGGCCGCCGGGCCGTTTTCCAGCACCTGGGCTACCAGGGCGCCAGCCGGTTTGTCCAGGCCGAACGACTCAGCCAGGTCCTTGTTGACCTCCTGGATCACCACACCCAGCCAGCCACGACTGACCTTGCCGTCTTTCTTCAGCTGGTTGGAAACATCGATCGCCACATCGATCGGAATGGCGAACGACAGGCCCATGAACCCACCGGAACGGGTGAAGATCTGCGAGTTGATACCCACTACCTCGCCGTTCATGTTGAACAGCGGGCCACCGGAGTTGCCCGGGTTGATGGCCACGTCGGTCTGGATGAACGGCACATAGGTGTCGTTGGGCAGGGTACGGCCCTTGGCACTGACGATACCTTTGGTCACCGAGTGGTCGAAGCCGAACGGCGAACCGATGGCCAGCACCCACTCGCCCACTTTCAGCTTCTCGGAATCCCCCAGCTTCACGGTTGGCAGGTTCTTGCCCTCGACCTTGAGCAGGGCCACGTCGGTGCGTGGGTCGGTGCCGACCAGCTTGGCCTGCAGCTCGCTGCGGTCCGACAGGCGGACGATGATCTCGTCGGCATCGGCCACCACGTGGTTGTTGGTCAGCACGTAGCCATCGCTGGAAATGATGAAGCCCGAACCCAGCGATTGAGCCTCGCGCTGGCGGTCACCGCGCGGCGAGCGTGGCTGCTGCGGCATGTTGCGCTCGAAGAACTCGCGGAACATCGGCGGCAGGCCTTCCAGGTCAGGCATCTCACCGGCGGCCATGCGGCGGTCCGGCAGCTTCTGCTTGGTACTGATGTTGACCACGGCTGGCGAGGCCTGCTCGACCAGGGTGGTGAAGTCCGGCAGGGCTTCCTCGGCCTGGGCGGTGAGCACCTGGCCGAGCATCAGCACGGCGGCGAACATCGATAGGTAGGATTTCAAGCGTGGTATTGACATACGGCTCCCGTCACAACGAGCGGTAGTTTAGAAAGGCCCTGCCCAAAGCAGGAAAGGCCAGGCTCCAAGAAGCCTGACCTATAGAAAATTTGCCGAAGGATTGCAAATGACAATGCTTTAATTTCATTTCAGGCGCCTGTCCGCTCGCCTTGGCACAGCCGACATGCCTGCCCGGCAAGGCGCGCAATCACTGGCGCGCCTGGGCGTCCTGGGGGCGCATGGACAGCGCCACGCGCTCCGCGGTCCCCAGCGGAATTTCGCCGACCACGGTGACCATCACCTTGCCCTTGGGCGTGTTCAGCCGCCGCGATACCGCCGAGGTCGGGCCAAGCTGGGTGCGCATGTCGGTCCCACCGTCATCGCTTACCGGCTCCAGAAACACCGAGAAACGCGCCAGGCCATCGTCATACATCAGGCTGCTGACCACACCACCTTGCTTCGGATCACGGCGCACCGAACTGTTGACCAGCTCGAACCCTGGCGGCAACCAGTCCGAACGCCAGCCGGCAACCTTGTCATTGGCCACGGCAGCCACACGCTGCACGGGCTTGCAGGCAGCACTGGCGCGCAGGTCCTCATCGCTGGGCACGGCGGTATCGAGACGGGTCATCTGGAAGCGTTCGAGCAACTGCCCCTTGTCGTTGATCATCAACGAGCGCAGCGGCAGCCCGGTGGCGCGGTCCAGATGCATTTCGAAGGCATAGCGGTGCTGGTCACGCGGGTTGAGCGTCACGATCACGGCATCGCGCCCGGCGACACGCGACTTGCCCGCCACGCTCAAATCGTACCAACCCATCAGTTTCAGTGGATCAAGCACACGCTGGGCAGCGTCCGCAGGCGGCGTCACACCGTTGGCCAAAGCCCCGCTGACGCACTCTACCTTGCCATCCACGCGCACGATTTCCTGGGCCGCGCCATCGAGCTGCAGGAGCCGCTCGCTGACCTTGCCATTCTCAACCTTGTGCCAGATCTCGTGGGAGGAGAAGCTGCCGTTACGTTCGTAGACAAAAGAGCCTTGGTAGCTCTGCTTTTGCTCGGCCTGTGCCAGCTTGTTCAACCACTCGCCTGCTTCGGGCGATGAGTTGGCCGCCAATGCTGGCACCGTCATGCAGCTGCCAATCAGCAGCGACAGGAGAGGTAGCGCGCGCATGATCCTCCTTACTTAACGGTTTTCCAGGCTTGCGGCGCGGGCATACGGCAATGCGGTTTCAGTGCCCTTGAGCGCGGATTCCTGGGCATGCTGGCGCAGATAGCCCGGCAGACGCTGATCCCAGCCGGCCTGGTTCTGCAGCACGCCGTTGGCCATCGGCCCGGTCGGTTGCTCACTGCTCTCACTATAGCCTGCCAAAACGGCCGGGCCCTGTGCTTGTGGCACGGTCACGCCTTGCTGGGCAGGTTGCTGGGCTGCGAGCTCGGCGCCAGTGATCTCGTCCTGGTTGTACATGCGTACACCGGCCAGCACCGCGACGGTAACCGAGGCAGCCACCGCCAGGCGGCCAATGCTGCGCCATGGGCCCTTCTTGACCTTGGCCGGCACGGCTTCGTCAGCCAGTGCTGCAGAAACCGCCGCCGCAATATCCAGGTTCGGCAGCAGCAGCTCCTTGTGCATGGCTGCACGGGCGACCTGGTAGCGCGACCAGGTGGCACGGGTTTCAGTATCGTCGACGGCATTCAATACCCGACGCAGTTCAAGCTCGTCCGCTTCGTTATCCATTACCGCGGACAGCGATTCCTGCAAAGCTTCACGACTCATGGCGGTTCCTCTCTTGGCTGTCGCCGCTGTCTCAGGTTTCCTGCAGCAAAGGTTGCAGGGCTTTGTCTATGGCCTCCCGAGCGCGGAAGATTCGAGAGCGCACGGTACCCACCGGACATTGCATGACACTGGCAATGTCTTCGTAACTCAGTCCATCGAACTCGCGCAGCGTCAGGGCCGTGCGCAGGTCTTCCGGCAGTTGCTGGATGGTGCGATGGACAGTGCCTTCGATTTCATCCCGCAACAACGAGCGCTCTGGGGACTCGAGATCCTTGAGACCATGATCGCCGTCGTAAAACTCCGCATCCTCGGAGCTCACATCGCTGTCTGGTGGCCGTCTTCCACGGGACACCAGGTAGTTCTTCGCCGTGTTGATGGCGATGCGGTAAAGCCACGTATAGAACGCGCTGTCGCCGCGGAAATTGCCAAGCGCACGGTAGGCCTTGATGAAGGCTTCCTGTGCTACATCCTGGGCCTCGTGGGTATCGTGAACGAACCGCACGATCAACCCGAGAATCTTGTGCTGATACTTCAGCACCAACAGATCGAACGCTCGCCTGTCGCCGCGTTGAACACGCTCGACAAGCTGCTGATCCTCTTCCTGGGTTAGCATGAACACTCCTCAGTGAACTCGAAGGAGCGTTGCAGCAGCCATCGATCAGGCTTGCAACCATAGACTCGGGCTTTGCGCAAAAGTTCTCCCCTCCAAGCAAGTTTCCTGCAGCCCTTGGTCGGCTTGCACGAAAGACGCTGCACGGTCACGGCCGGCTACGTCGATAATCAGGTTTCGAGTACGCAGGGACAGCCTGGACAGGCCTGCCGCCCTGCGTCGCCGCGGTAAATTGTGGCGTACGGGCAGCCTTCATAGGATTTCCAGCGTTATCGGAAAGTTCCCACAAGGTTGTCGCCACCAGGCAAGTGGCATGGAAATTGGCCACCTTGGGCTGCTATAAAGGCAACCCGGCCAGCCTTAACGATAGTTTCACAATGCCATCGGCGCGTGACTATTGTGCCGCGCCCCTTCCGAAGAATACTAGTGTCCCGACATGAGCCAACAATTCCAACATGATGTCCTGGTGATCGGCAGCGGTGCCGCCGGTCTCAGCCTGGCACTGAACCTGCCCAGCCACCTGCGCGTCGCCGTGCTCAGCAAGGGCGACCTGGCCAACGGCTCGACCTTCTGGGCCCAGGGCGGTGTAGCAGCGGTGCTGGACAATAGCGATACCGTGCAGTCGCATGTCGAGGACACCCTCAACGCTGGCGGTGGCCTGTGCCATGAAGAGGCGGTGCGCTTTACCGTCGAGCACAGCCGGGAAGCCATCGAATGGCTTATTGAACAAGGCGTGCCGTTTACCCGCGATGAACACTACAGCGTCGACGATGGTGGCTTCGAATTCCACCTGACCCGCGAAGGCGGCCACAGCCACCGGCGCATCATCCATGCTGCCGACGCCACCGGTGCCGCCATCTTCACCACGCTGCTGGCCCAGGCCCGCCTGCGCCCGAATATCCAGTTGCTGGAGCAGCGCGTGGCGATCGACCTGATCACCGAACGGCGCCTGGGCCTGCCTGGCGAGCGCTGCCTGGGTGCCTACGTACTCGACCGCAACACCGGCGAAGTGGACACCTTCGGCGCGCGCTTCACCGTGCTGGCCACCGGCGGCGCAGCCAAGGTCTACCTGTATACCAGCAACCCCGATGGTGCCTGCGGCGACGGCATCGCCATGGCTTGGCGCGCCGGTTGCCGGGTGGCGAACCTGGAATTCAACCAGTTCCACCCGACCTGCCTGTACCACCCGCAAGCCAAGAGTTTCCTGATCACCGAAGCCCTGCGCGGTGAAGGCGCCCTGCTGCGCCTGCCCAACGGCGAGCGCTTCATGCCGCGCTTCGACCCACGCGAAGAGCTGGCCCCGCGTGACATCGTGGCCCGCGCCATCGACCATGAAATGAAGCGCCTGGGTGTGGATTGCGTCTACCTGGACATCACCCACAAGCCGGCCGAGTTCATCAAGAGCCACTTCCCCACCGTCTATGAGCGCTGCCTGGCGTTTGGCATCGACATCACCCGCCAGCCGATCCCGGTGGTACCGGCGGCGCACTATACCTGTGGCGGGGTGATGGTGGACGACCGCGGCCACACCGATGTGCCAGGGCTGTATGCCATCGGCGAAACCAGCTTTACCGGCCTGCATGGCGCCAACCGCATGGCCAGCAATTCGCTGCTGGAGTGCTTTGTCTATGGCCGCGCTGCCGCAGCCGACATCCAGGCCTGCCTGGATGAAGTGGTCATGCCCAAGGCCCTGCCCGGCTGGGACGCCAGCCAGGTCACCGACTCGGATGAAGACGTGATCATCGCGCACAACTGGGATGAACTGCGGCGCTTCATGTGGGACTACGTCGGCATCGTGCGCACCAGCAAGCGCCTGCAGCGGGCCCAGCACCGCATTCGTTTGCTGTTGGACGAAATCGATGAGTTCTACAGCAACTACAAGGTCAGCCGCGACCTTATTGAACTGCGCAATCTGGCGCAGGTGGCCGAGCTGATGATCCGCTCGGCCATGCAGCGCAAGGAAAGCCGCGGGCTGCATTACACGCTGGACTACCCGGGGATGCTCGCCGAGGCCAGGGACACCATCCTCAGCCCGATTTGAATCGGCGTCGCGGCCTTCGCGGGCACGCCCGCTCCCACAGAGATCCCGCTGCCTTGCAGCCTTGCGCAGTACCTGTGGGAGCGGGCAAGCCCGCGAAGAAGCCAACTCGGTATGGCTTTATGCCCGGCTCACCCCTGCCCACCTGCGCCGGCTGAACTTCAACCGCACCCGCAAGCGCCGGTGCTCATCGGCCCCCAGCGCATCCCGCGGCACACACTGGCT is a window from the Pseudomonas anuradhapurensis genome containing:
- a CDS encoding MucB/RseB C-terminal domain-containing protein; the encoded protein is MRALPLLSLLIGSCMTVPALAANSSPEAGEWLNKLAQAEQKQSYQGSFVYERNGSFSSHEIWHKVENGKVSERLLQLDGAAQEIVRVDGKVECVSGALANGVTPPADAAQRVLDPLKLMGWYDLSVAGKSRVAGRDAVIVTLNPRDQHRYAFEMHLDRATGLPLRSLMINDKGQLLERFQMTRLDTAVPSDEDLRASAACKPVQRVAAVANDKVAGWRSDWLPPGFELVNSSVRRDPKQGGVVSSLMYDDGLARFSVFLEPVSDDGGTDMRTQLGPTSAVSRRLNTPKGKVMVTVVGEIPLGTAERVALSMRPQDAQARQ
- a CDS encoding sigma-E factor negative regulatory protein; its protein translation is MSREALQESLSAVMDNEADELELRRVLNAVDDTETRATWSRYQVARAAMHKELLLPNLDIAAAVSAALADEAVPAKVKKGPWRSIGRLAVAASVTVAVLAGVRMYNQDEITGAELAAQQPAQQGVTVPQAQGPAVLAGYSESSEQPTGPMANGVLQNQAGWDQRLPGYLRQHAQESALKGTETALPYARAASLENR
- the rpoE gene encoding RNA polymerase sigma factor RpoE — its product is MLTQEEDQQLVERVQRGDRRAFDLLVLKYQHKILGLIVRFVHDTHEAQDVAQEAFIKAYRALGNFRGDSAFYTWLYRIAINTAKNYLVSRGRRPPDSDVSSEDAEFYDGDHGLKDLESPERSLLRDEIEGTVHRTIQQLPEDLRTALTLREFDGLSYEDIASVMQCPVGTVRSRIFRAREAIDKALQPLLQET
- the nadB gene encoding L-aspartate oxidase translates to MSQQFQHDVLVIGSGAAGLSLALNLPSHLRVAVLSKGDLANGSTFWAQGGVAAVLDNSDTVQSHVEDTLNAGGGLCHEEAVRFTVEHSREAIEWLIEQGVPFTRDEHYSVDDGGFEFHLTREGGHSHRRIIHAADATGAAIFTTLLAQARLRPNIQLLEQRVAIDLITERRLGLPGERCLGAYVLDRNTGEVDTFGARFTVLATGGAAKVYLYTSNPDGACGDGIAMAWRAGCRVANLEFNQFHPTCLYHPQAKSFLITEALRGEGALLRLPNGERFMPRFDPREELAPRDIVARAIDHEMKRLGVDCVYLDITHKPAEFIKSHFPTVYERCLAFGIDITRQPIPVVPAAHYTCGGVMVDDRGHTDVPGLYAIGETSFTGLHGANRMASNSLLECFVYGRAAAADIQACLDEVVMPKALPGWDASQVTDSDEDVIIAHNWDELRRFMWDYVGIVRTSKRLQRAQHRIRLLLDEIDEFYSNYKVSRDLIELRNLAQVAELMIRSAMQRKESRGLHYTLDYPGMLAEARDTILSPI
- the lepA gene encoding translation elongation factor 4, whose translation is MSDLSHIRNFSIIAHIDHGKSTLADRFIQMCGGLSAREMEAQVLDSMDLERERGITIKAHSVTLNYKAQDGKVYQLNFIDTPGHVDFTYEVSRSLAACEGALLVVDAGQGVEAQSVANCYTAIEQGLEVMPVLNKMDLPQADPDRVKEEIEKIIGIDATDAVACSAKSGMGVDEVLERLVQTIPAPEGDIEAPLQALIIDSWFDNYLGVVSLVRVRHGRVKKGDKILVKSTGKVHLVDSVGVFTPKHTQTADLKAGEVGFIIASIKDIHGAPVGDTLTLSSTPEVEVLPGFKKIQPQVYAGLFPVSSDDFEDFRDALQKLTLNDSSLQYMPESSDALGFGFRCGFLGMLHMEIIQERLEREYDLDLITTAPSVIYELELKTGETITVDNPSKLPDVSAVADFREPIVTATILVPQEHLGNVITLCIEKRGVQRDMQFLGSQVQVRYDLPMNEVVLDFFDRLKSTSRGYASLDYHFDRYQSANLVKLDVLINGDKVDALALIVHRDNAAYKGRALTEKMKELIPRQMFDVAIQAAIGGQIIARTTVKALRKNVLAKCYGGDVSRKKKLLEKQKAGKKRMKQVGNVEIPQEAFLAVLRLDS
- a CDS encoding DegQ family serine endoprotease, producing the protein MFAAVLMLGQVLTAQAEEALPDFTTLVEQASPAVVNISTKQKLPDRRMAAGEMPDLEGLPPMFREFFERNMPQQPRSPRGDRQREAQSLGSGFIISSDGYVLTNNHVVADADEIIVRLSDRSELQAKLVGTDPRTDVALLKVEGKNLPTVKLGDSEKLKVGEWVLAIGSPFGFDHSVTKGIVSAKGRTLPNDTYVPFIQTDVAINPGNSGGPLFNMNGEVVGINSQIFTRSGGFMGLSFAIPIDVAIDVSNQLKKDGKVSRGWLGVVIQEVNKDLAESFGLDKPAGALVAQVLENGPAAKGGLQVGDVILSMNGQPIIMSADLPHLVGSLKDGEKAKLEIIRNGKRQTLDISVGALPDDDAEIATGVEGSAERSSNRLGVSVADLTAEQKKSLELKGGVVIKEVQDGPAAMIGLRPGDIISHLNNQAIGSAKEFTEIAKELPKNRSVSMRVLRQGRASFITFKLAE
- the lepB gene encoding signal peptidase I, with translation MSLNFPLLLVIAVFVCGLLGLIDLLFLAPRRRAAIANYQGSVSQPEMAVVERLGKEPLLVEYGKSFFPVLFIVLVLRSFLVEPFQIPSGSMKPTLEVGDFILVNKFSYGIRLPVIDKKVIEVGDPQRGDVMVFRYPSDPNVNYIKRVVGLPGDQVRYTSDKRLFVNGQPIAEQLVGTEPGTLGSAELYKEKLGEAEHLIRKEMSRYRMPPDQQWTVPAGHYFMMGDNRDNSNDSRYWDDPNIPKELHGMVPDRNIVGKAFAVWMSWPEPKLSHLPNLSRVGLIH